Below is a window of Oceaniferula flava DNA.
CTGCAGCTGCTCCGCCTTCACCCGGCGCATGTAACCGCGCAGGAATGTTGGGGTGGACAGCAGCATGTTCACAGAGTGCATCTCGATCAGTTCGGCCAGTCGCTTGGTTTCCAGTGGGCTGGGGTAGGTGACCAAGTTGACGCCCTCGATACATGGATACCAGAGGGTCACGGTGCTACCAAACGAGTGGAAAAGCGGCAGGCAGCCGAGGATTTTAGTGTGGTGACCAAGACAGATTCGGCTGCCGAACTGGCAGACATTGGCGAGCACATTACGGTGGGAAAGCGGCACGCCTTTCGGCTCTCCGGAAGAGCCTGAGGTGAACAGCAAGACCGCCTCGTCATCGCCGGAGGAGTTGCCTAGTCCGAGAATCTTAGCAATCACCGAGACGGGTAAAATTTTCGTCAACACCACCCAGCGGATGATCTTCTTCTTCAAAGCGGGCAGACTGCGTTCGATGAAAATCAGGTCCCTGTTAGGTGGCCATGGAAAGGAAGAGACCTTGCGCACGAAGGGGTCTGCGGTGATGAATTTATCGATATCAGCTTGGCGGATCGACGATTGCACCGCGGCGTGGCTGGCGGTGAAATTGAGGTTCACCGGGATCTTGCCAGCGAAGAGCACCGCGAGGTTGGCTACCATGCCTCCTTTGCCGGGAGGGAGGATGATGCCGACCCGCTTTTTCTTGGTCATCTGCTTCAGCTCACCGGAAAAGGCAATGGCGGCTGCGAGGATGCGATCGAAGGCGAGCTCCGAGTCGTCAGTGCCATCGTAAAGCTTGGTGGTGGAGCCATGCTTTTTCAGTCCACTGAGAATGGCCAACGGCAACGAGCCGTTGAGGAAGGATCGGCTGGAAAAGGCAATTTCGTCTGCCTCGAGCAGTGCCTGGCGCCATGTGGCGGGAGTGACCTCATTGCCGGGGATGACCGGTCTGAAGGAAAAGATGGAGGAGGGAAGCTTCGCGGTGTTCTCCGGGGCGCTGGCAATTTCAGACGGCTTGCTGACTGCGACAGGAAGCACCGGCAGACCAAGGGCGCAAAGCTGGCGAAGAATTGGCGCGGTGATGTGGCAACAATCGCCCGAGGTGGAGCAAACTTGGCCGGCGAGATAGATCAGCACGCCGCCGGATTGCAGTTTGTCTCTGAGATTGTCTCCGATCGTTTCCGGAGCGGCGTCGTCCGCAGAGAAGGCGACTGCAGTGATGCCGTCGCGCTCGAGAAAGCTGCGTATGGCATCATCGAGAACGACATTTTCTTCACAAATCCAAGTAATCGCTCTGCCGGCAAAAATTTGCTCCAGGTGGAGCATTTCGTGGAAATCCAGGCGACCGGGGATGACGAGGGCTCCCTCGCTGGGAATGTGTTCTTTTCCTAGGATTTCAATGTTCTTACTCATGAGGCGGATGTTGCTTGCCGATGATCAAACCATCTCGACAACATGCCTGCAAGCTGTAAG
It encodes the following:
- a CDS encoding AMP-binding protein, with product MSKNIEILGKEHIPSEGALVIPGRLDFHEMLHLEQIFAGRAITWICEENVVLDDAIRSFLERDGITAVAFSADDAAPETIGDNLRDKLQSGGVLIYLAGQVCSTSGDCCHITAPILRQLCALGLPVLPVAVSKPSEIASAPENTAKLPSSIFSFRPVIPGNEVTPATWRQALLEADEIAFSSRSFLNGSLPLAILSGLKKHGSTTKLYDGTDDSELAFDRILAAAIAFSGELKQMTKKKRVGIILPPGKGGMVANLAVLFAGKIPVNLNFTASHAAVQSSIRQADIDKFITADPFVRKVSSFPWPPNRDLIFIERSLPALKKKIIRWVVLTKILPVSVIAKILGLGNSSGDDEAVLLFTSGSSGEPKGVPLSHRNVLANVCQFGSRICLGHHTKILGCLPLFHSFGSTVTLWYPCIEGVNLVTYPSPLETKRLAELIEMHSVNMLLSTPTFLRGYMRRVKAEQLQSLDYVVTGAEKLPESLATAFKEKFGILPLEGYGLTETSPATNVNLPTPEQEGQAPVIDSNRFGSVGKFLPGMAVKMTNPATGKPSPIDHQGTIWLRGANIFPGYLGDEKKTAEVIKDGWFNTGDIGRIDDDGFLYIEGRLSRFSKIAGEMVPHETVEAAITKVLGLDQETERKIAVVGIPDEQKGEAIALLTTVCGDTLEQECIDLRYKLMDQGLPSLWCPKSFIPTDEIPILASGKLDIKACQQLAES